GCCGCTGCCGTCAGACCACTTCGAGGCGTCCTCAACCGGGTAGGCAGTGAGGTGCTCGAGCAGGTCGTAGACCGCGTGATCGAGCGCCGTCTGGACGCCGGTGCCGTCCCACTCGGCCATGGTGTCCGCGAGGCCCTCGAGGGCCTCGCGTTGGGCGTCGTTGACGTCGTCGCCGATATCGATCGTCTCGTCGCCAGGATCGTACTCGATCAGGCCGTTGTCGGCGGCCCGGCGGAGCGCGAGTTCGCCCTCCGCGGTGGTGGGGATCACTGGTTTATCGAGTTCGAGCAGGCGCTCGACGTTCTCCTCGGGTGCAACGTCGATTTTGTTCGCCGCGACGACGATCGGCTTGGTCCGCCGGCGTACGTCACGTGCGAGGGCTTCGCGGTGTTCGTCCTCCCACTGGATAGGATCGTCGGGGTAGTCGAGATCCCGGAGGGTCATCGCGATCTGTTTGGGCGACGCGCCGAAGCCAGAGAGCATGTCCGCCAGCGCGTCGTCGATGTCGAAATCGGGTGAGCGGGACTTGCGCTCGACTGCCTCCCAATTGCGTTCGACGATGCCCGCCAGCCAGAGGTCCATCTCCTCTTCGATGAAGTCGATGTCCTCGAGTGGATCGTGGTCGCCGATATCGACGGGTTCGCCCTTCTCGTTGGTGCCGCCAGAGGCGTCGACGACGTTAACGATCACGTCCGCGTTCGTGAGTTCATCGAGGAACTGATTGCCCAGTCCTTTCCCCTCGTGAGCGCCCGGAACGAGTCCCGCAAC
This genomic stretch from Natrinema sp. SYSU A 869 harbors:
- a CDS encoding redox-regulated ATPase YchF, with the translated sequence MLSIALAGKPNAGKSTFYTAATMAEVDVANYPFTTIDANRGVSYVRTDCPCLERDERCNADNCEDGKRYVPIELLDVAGLVPGAHEGKGLGNQFLDELTNADVIVNVVDASGGTNEKGEPVDIGDHDPLEDIDFIEEEMDLWLAGIVERNWEAVERKSRSPDFDIDDALADMLSGFGASPKQIAMTLRDLDYPDDPIQWEDEHREALARDVRRRTKPIVVAANKIDVAPEENVERLLELDKPVIPTTAEGELALRRAADNGLIEYDPGDETIDIGDDVNDAQREALEGLADTMAEWDGTGVQTALDHAVYDLLEHLTAYPVEDASKWSDGSGNVLPDAFLLPDGSTPVDLAYSVHSDIGDGYLHAVNAKTNREIGDEYELEEGDVIKIVSTN